In uncultured Fibrobacter sp., a single window of DNA contains:
- the rpiA gene encoding ribose-5-phosphate isomerase RpiA, with amino-acid sequence MASMDELKKAAGVRAADMIKDGMTVGLGTGSTAAHMVNRLAERIKTEGLHVVGVSTSWSTTLQCRSLGIPLKEMGEVSHLDMVIDGADEIDDQRNLIKGRGAAHLLEKIVASMTDNYVIIADSGKKVNKLGEKFAVPLEIIPGAIAVVTERVKKLGGDLKVRMGAPGKDGPVISDSGNLIADAKFGIIEDADKLARDLEHIVGIVGHGLFVGMATKVILADAEKGLVEF; translated from the coding sequence ATGGCATCGATGGACGAACTCAAGAAGGCTGCAGGCGTTCGCGCGGCAGATATGATCAAGGACGGCATGACCGTGGGTCTTGGAACGGGTAGCACCGCCGCCCACATGGTGAACCGCCTTGCCGAGCGCATCAAGACAGAAGGCTTGCATGTTGTGGGCGTGAGCACGAGCTGGAGCACCACGCTGCAGTGCAGAAGCCTCGGCATTCCGCTCAAAGAAATGGGCGAAGTGAGCCACCTTGACATGGTGATTGACGGTGCCGACGAAATCGACGACCAGCGCAATTTGATCAAGGGCCGCGGAGCCGCTCACCTGCTCGAAAAGATTGTGGCCTCGATGACGGACAACTACGTGATTATCGCGGATAGCGGCAAGAAGGTGAACAAGCTCGGCGAAAAGTTCGCGGTACCGCTGGAAATTATTCCGGGCGCAATCGCCGTGGTGACCGAACGCGTTAAAAAGCTGGGCGGCGACCTCAAGGTGCGTATGGGCGCTCCGGGCAAGGACGGTCCGGTGATTAGCGACTCGGGCAACCTGATTGCAGACGCGAAGTTCGGCATTATCGAAGACGCCGACAAGCTCGCCCGCGACCTGGAACACATCGTGGGAATCGTGGGCCACGGGCTGTTCGTGGGCATGGCAACCAAGGTGATTCTCGCCGACGCCGAAAAGGGCCTCGTGGAATTCTAG
- a CDS encoding GGDEF domain-containing protein: MNYVHTQLDADDLYNCVQNKETSEKYNQLQQLLNGMVDEFELFYLYIVFPKDSLMYNVVSATSAAERARGETDMPLLETSDAYPLQELQKFEKVMQQSEIAFFEEDSEWGAAYTACKSLANSEGKHFSLICADISIEELHKTVNSYVLYNVVLTLLLALIFGVILILWLRHNVTGPILALERSARMFAEKSHDHKAPEELVFETPVIHTQNEVESLSKAISQMSQDMKQYVQSILSAEEKVKNAQETAADMTMLAYKDALTRVGSKIAYDKTVRLLEKEIEEKEAKFAIVMIDLNDLKTINDNYGHANGNCYITGACHMICTIYRHSPVFRIGGDEFIVLLKNSDYENRLELLELAEKQFQESEIDSTKNPWERFSAALGMAEYESGDTAETVFKRADKNMYDKKLIAKKNRK; this comes from the coding sequence TTGAATTATGTTCACACACAGCTCGATGCAGACGACTTGTATAACTGTGTGCAAAACAAGGAAACTTCGGAAAAATACAATCAACTGCAACAGTTGCTGAACGGCATGGTCGATGAATTCGAGCTGTTCTACTTATACATTGTATTCCCGAAAGATTCGTTAATGTATAATGTTGTTTCTGCAACCAGCGCTGCAGAACGGGCTCGAGGCGAAACGGACATGCCTCTTCTTGAGACATCAGATGCCTACCCCTTGCAGGAACTTCAGAAATTTGAAAAGGTCATGCAGCAATCTGAAATCGCCTTTTTTGAGGAAGATTCAGAATGGGGTGCCGCCTATACAGCTTGCAAGTCCCTTGCCAATTCCGAAGGGAAGCATTTTTCTCTTATTTGCGCCGACATTTCGATCGAAGAACTCCATAAAACCGTTAATTCCTATGTGCTGTACAATGTTGTCCTGACTTTGTTGCTGGCCCTGATTTTCGGTGTTATCCTTATTCTATGGTTGCGGCACAATGTAACGGGACCGATTCTTGCGCTGGAAAGAAGTGCCCGTATGTTTGCGGAAAAGAGTCATGACCATAAGGCTCCCGAAGAGCTTGTTTTCGAGACGCCCGTCATCCATACGCAAAACGAAGTGGAATCTCTCTCCAAAGCGATTTCTCAAATGTCTCAAGACATGAAGCAGTATGTGCAAAGTATTTTGTCTGCCGAAGAGAAGGTGAAAAACGCCCAAGAGACTGCTGCCGACATGACGATGCTGGCCTATAAGGATGCCTTAACCAGGGTTGGCAGTAAGATAGCGTATGATAAGACCGTTCGTTTGTTGGAAAAGGAAATTGAGGAAAAAGAAGCGAAATTTGCGATCGTGATGATTGATCTAAATGACCTCAAGACCATCAACGACAATTATGGGCACGCAAACGGAAACTGCTACATTACGGGTGCATGTCACATGATTTGCACCATATACAGACACTCCCCCGTTTTCCGTATCGGTGGCGATGAATTCATCGTGTTGCTCAAGAATTCCGACTACGAAAACAGGTTAGAATTGCTCGAATTAGCTGAAAAGCAGTTCCAGGAAAGCGAAATCGACAGCACGAAGAACCCCTGGGAAAGATTCTCTGCGGCCCTCGGCATGGCGGAATACGAAAGCGGTGATACTGCAGAAACCGTATTCAAACGCGCAGACAAGAACATGTACGATAAAAAGCTGATCGCCAAGAAGAATAGAAAATAG